The genomic stretch ATCTGCGCGTCGCGGTGCAGGTCTGTGACCTGGTCGCCGTCATGAAGGATGGCGAGGTGGTGGAGCATGGCCCGATCGGCCGAGTGTTCGAGGCGCCCGAACACGCCTATACCAAGGCGCTGCTCGCTTCCGTGCCGGGGCGGGGTTTCGCCACCACCTGAGGACGCCAGACCATGCTGCGTTTCATCCTGGCCGGGCTGTTGCTGGCCGGGCCCGCTTTTGCCCAGATGGCCGCATTGCCGCCCGAGACCCAGGCGGCGATCCGCGCGATCGGGCCCAGCATGGGCGTCGAGGGCGTGGCCCGCACCGCCGCCGCTCTCGCCGCGCTGCAACCGCCGGCAGTGGTGGAGCCGCTGCGCGACCAGGCCTATGGGCCCGATCCGCGCCACCGCCTCGATGTGTTTTCGCCCGGGCCTGGCTCGCGGCCGGTGCTGGTCTTTGTGCATGGCGGCGGCTTCGTGGGGGGCGACAAGACGCGGCCGGGCGCGTTTTTCTACGACAATATCGGCCAATGGGCGGCGCGCTCGGGGCTGGTGGGCGTGAACATCACCTATCGGCTGGCGCCGCAGCATGCCTATCCGGCCGTTGTGGAGGATCTCGCGGCGGCCCTCAGCTGGGTGCGTGCGAATATCGCAGCCCTTGGCGGCGACCCGGCGCGCATCCTGCTGATGGGGCAATCGGCCGGGGCCGCGCATGTGGGCGACTATCTGGCGGCGCATGCGGCCGACCCCGGTGTGGCTTCCGCCATGCTCGTCTCGGGCGTGCATGATGTGGCGAGCTATCCGGCCTCACCCACCACGGCAGCGTATTACGGCAATGACCCGGTGAAGCTGGCACAGCGCTCGGCCATTCCGGGGCTGACGCGGCTGGCCATTCCGCTGTTCCTGGCCTCGGCCGATTTGGAGCCGCGCCCCTTCCAGGACCAGGTGGCGCGGCTGAATGCGGCGCTGTGCCTGGCCGGGCGCTGCCCGCCCTATCTGCACATGGCGGGGCACAACCACTTCTCCACTGTGTTCGCCATCGGCACGGCGGATCAGGAATTGACCATTCCGCTGCTGGCGCTCGCCAACCGGTGAAGCCCTTTGCCGTCATCGGCGCCGGCCCGGCCGGGCTGATGGCGGCGGAAATCCTGGCTTCGGCGGGGCAGCCGGTCGTCATCTTCGACCAGATGGCGCAGCCAGCGCGCAAATTCCTGCTGGCCGGGCGCGGCGGGCTGAACCTGACCCATTCCGAACCGCTGGAGCGCTTCCTGCCGCATTACGGTGCCGCCGCCGAGGCGCTGCGCCCGGCCATCGAGGCGTTTCCGCCCGCCTCCCTCATCGCCTGGGCCGAGGGGCTGGGGCAGGCGGTCTTCACCGGCAGTTCCGGCCGGGTGTTTCCGCGCGCCATGAAGGCCTCACCCTTGCTGCGCGCCTGGCTCGCGCGGCTGGAGGGGCTGGGGGTGACCCTGCGCCGGCGCCATCGCTGGATCGGCTGGGATGAGGCCGGCGCTCTGCGTTTCGCGACGCCCGAGGGCGAGGTGAGCTTCGCCCCCGCCGCCACCATCCTCGCGCTGGGCGGCGCCTCCTGGCCGCGCCTTGGCTCCGATGGTGGCTGGGTCAGCCTGCTGGCTGATGTGGCGCCGTTTCGCCCGGCGAATATGGGCTTCCGGGTGGCTTGGAGCCCGCATTTCGCCGAGCGATTCCAGGGCATGCCCCTGAAGCGCGCCGCACTCAGCTTCGCGGGCCGGACGCAACGCGGCGAGGCGATGATCACGCGCGATGGCATCGAGGGCGGGCTGATCTACGCCTTCAGCGCGGCTTTGCGGGATGCCATGGCGCGGGACGGCATGGCCGAAATCACGCTCGATCTGCGGCCGGATCTGGAGCGGATCCACCTCTCGGGCGGCGCCATGTCCCTCTCCAACCAGCTGCGCAAGCAGGCGGGCCTCTCGCCCGTCGCGGTGGGTCTGGTGCAGGAGGCGCTGCATGCCGGCGTGACGACGCCCGTGCCGGAATTGGTCAAGGCGCTGCCGCTGCGCCTGACGGGCATGCAGGGGCTGGAGCGGGCGATCTCCTCGGCCGGCGGGCTGCGCTGGTCCGCGCTGGAGGCGGATTTCAGCCTGCGCGCCCGCCCGGGCGTCTATGCCGTGGGCGAGATGCTGGACTGGGAGGCGCCGACCGGCGGCTACCTGCTGCAGGCCTGTTTCAGCACGGCGGTCGCGGCGGCGCGGGCCGCCTTGCGCGATGGGGTCACCGAACCACGCAGCGGGTGATGTTGACCGTCAGCCTGGTGCCGGCGAGCGAGCCTTCGAACGGCCCGCCGACCCGATTCGAAATTCCGCCGATGCCCGATGCCATGGCGATCGAGAATTCGGGGTTCACCTTGGTTCCCGCCGGGCCGGTGAGGACCACATGCGCATAGGCGCGCACGGGGGTCGGGCCGTTGTTGATGAAGCCGATCCGGATGCTGTTATTGGCTGTGCCGAAGTGGCTGGCCTCGGAGATTTCGATGTTGCAGCCATTGGCCGTGGCGCCGTTCACGATGAGGTTCGGGCCGGTCCAGTTCGTCTGCTGCGCCGCGGCGGGCAGGGTGGCCAGGAGCAGGGGCGTGGCCAGGAGGAGCTTGCGCATGGGTGTCTCACTCAGAGTGTTTCAATCGCCCAGAGCATGCCCGCCCCGGGCGTCCAGGGCGATCATGCCGCCCCGATGCCTGTGATCGGCCCAGCCAATGGTCACGGATGAGGGTCAAGGAAACTGAGTTTCCTTGTGGGGGTAGAGGGGGCAAAGCCCCCTTGGTTTCACCGCTGCGCCGGCTGGAAATCCCGCTCCAGCCTCTGGCTGTATTTCGACATCGCGAAGCACAGGATGAAATATACCCCAGCCGCGAAGACATAGGCCTCGGTCGGGAAGCCCAGCCAGTTCGGATCACCCAGCGCCGAGCGCAGCGTCGTGAAGAAGTCGAACACGCCGATCACGATCACGAGCGTCGTGTCCTTGAACAGGCCGATGAAGGTGTTCACCTGGCTCGGGATGGTGATGGAGAGCGCCTGCGGCAGGATCACCAGCCGCATCTTCTGCCAGTAGCTGAGGCCCACCGCATCGGCCGCCTCGTATTGCCCGCGCGGCATGGCCTGCAGCCCGCCGCGCACCACCTCGGCCATGTAGGCCGCGGTGAAGATGGTGTAGGCGACCAGCACGCGGGCCAGGCGGTCCAGCGTGATGCCGTCCGGCAGGAACAGCGGCAGCATGATCGCCGCCATGAAGAGCAGGCTGATCAGCGGCACGCCGCGCACGCATTCGATCACCGCGGTGGAGAACCAGCGCACCAGCGTCAGGTCGGAACGGCGGCCCAGTGCCAGCAGGATGGCCAGCGGATAGCCCAGGGCCAGCCCATAGACGGCGATGATGCCGGTGATGGTGATGCCCCCCCACAGCCGGGTCGCGACGGGGCTGAGGCCGAAGACGCCGCCGCCCATCAGCAGCAGCATGGTGGGGGCGGCCACCACCCAGGCCACCAGCAGCCACTTGTTCCAGCAGGCGCGGAAGGTGGAGGAAATGACGAGGGTGACGAGGATCACCAGCATCAGCCCCGGCCGCCAGCGCTCCTCATAGGGGTAGAGGCCAAAGACGCTGAACCAGAATTTCTCGCGGATGAAGGCCCAGCAGGCGCCGCCGGCTTCCCGGCAGGCCGCGGCATTGCCGTTCCAGGTGGCGTTCAGCACCGCCCAGGTGAAGAGCGGCGGCACCAGCCAGACCAGAAGGGCCAGGCAGGCGGCGCTGATGGCGATATTGAGGGGGCCGTTGAAGCAGGCGCGCGCGAAGGTGACGCTGCGTTCGCCGAAATTCGGCAGGATGGGCGCCGCCATCTCAGCGCTCCTTCAGCGCGACGGCGCGGTTGTACATGTTCATCAGCAGCGAGGTGATGAGGCTGATGGCGAGATAGACGGCCATGAACAGCGTGATCACCTCCACCGCCTGCCCGGTCTGGTTGATCGAGGTGTTCGCGACGGAAACCAGATCCGGATAGCCGATGACGACCGCGAGCGAGGAATTCTTCGTCAGGTTCAGGAATTGCGAGGTCATGGGCGGGATGATCACGCGCAAGGCCTGCGGCAGGATCACAAGGCGCATGATGGTGCCGGAGGCAAGGCCCAGCGCGCGCGCCGCCTCCCATTGGCCCTTGTGCACGGATTGAATGCCCGAGCGCACGATCTCGGCGATGAAGGCCGAGGTATAGACCACCAGGCCGATCAGCAGCGCGAAGAATTCCGGGCTGAGCGAAAGCCCGCCCTCGAAGTTGAAGCCGGTGAGCTCCGGCCATTCGACCGTGGGTGCCCCGAAGACGAAGCCCGCCGCGACAGGCAGGCCGATCAGCAGCGCGAGCCCCGGGACCAGCGTGGATTTGCGCTCCCCTGTCTCGATCTGCCGCGCGCGTTCGCGCCGGGCGAGGCCGTACCAGAGAATGGCGGCGGTCAGCAGCGCCAGCAGGAAGGAATAGAGCGCGGGCTCGGCCAGCAGGGCCGGCAGCTTCACCCCGCGCTGCGAGAGGAAGAAGCCGGGGATCGGGTTCAGCGCCTGCCGCACCGAAGGCAGTTGCAGGATGATGGAATGCCAGAAGACCAGCTGCAGCACGAGCGGCGTGTTGCGGATCACCTCGATATAACCGCCGGTCAGGCTGCGCAGCAGCGGATTTTCAGCCAGCCGCGCGAGGCCGAGCAACACGCCCAGGATGGTCGCCAGCACGATCCCCACCAGGGCCACGCGCATGGTGTTGAGGAAGCCCTGCGTCAGCGCCAGGGCATAGCTGTCCGAAGGGGTATAGCCGAGCAGGCCTTCGCCAATGGGAAACCCGGCTGAGCGATTGAGGAAGCCATAGCCGAATTGCAGCCCGCGGGCCGCCATGTTGGTCAGCATGTTGTTGTAGAGCGACCAGCCGAT from Sediminicoccus sp. KRV36 encodes the following:
- a CDS encoding alpha/beta hydrolase fold domain-containing protein produces the protein MLRFILAGLLLAGPAFAQMAALPPETQAAIRAIGPSMGVEGVARTAAALAALQPPAVVEPLRDQAYGPDPRHRLDVFSPGPGSRPVLVFVHGGGFVGGDKTRPGAFFYDNIGQWAARSGLVGVNITYRLAPQHAYPAVVEDLAAALSWVRANIAALGGDPARILLMGQSAGAAHVGDYLAAHAADPGVASAMLVSGVHDVASYPASPTTAAYYGNDPVKLAQRSAIPGLTRLAIPLFLASADLEPRPFQDQVARLNAALCLAGRCPPYLHMAGHNHFSTVFAIGTADQELTIPLLALANR
- a CDS encoding TIGR03862 family flavoprotein, with protein sequence MKPFAVIGAGPAGLMAAEILASAGQPVVIFDQMAQPARKFLLAGRGGLNLTHSEPLERFLPHYGAAAEALRPAIEAFPPASLIAWAEGLGQAVFTGSSGRVFPRAMKASPLLRAWLARLEGLGVTLRRRHRWIGWDEAGALRFATPEGEVSFAPAATILALGGASWPRLGSDGGWVSLLADVAPFRPANMGFRVAWSPHFAERFQGMPLKRAALSFAGRTQRGEAMITRDGIEGGLIYAFSAALRDAMARDGMAEITLDLRPDLERIHLSGGAMSLSNQLRKQAGLSPVAVGLVQEALHAGVTTPVPELVKALPLRLTGMQGLERAISSAGGLRWSALEADFSLRARPGVYAVGEMLDWEAPTGGYLLQACFSTAVAAARAALRDGVTEPRSG
- a CDS encoding amino acid ABC transporter permease, yielding MAAPILPNFGERSVTFARACFNGPLNIAISAACLALLVWLVPPLFTWAVLNATWNGNAAACREAGGACWAFIREKFWFSVFGLYPYEERWRPGLMLVILVTLVISSTFRACWNKWLLVAWVVAAPTMLLLMGGGVFGLSPVATRLWGGITITGIIAVYGLALGYPLAILLALGRRSDLTLVRWFSTAVIECVRGVPLISLLFMAAIMLPLFLPDGITLDRLARVLVAYTIFTAAYMAEVVRGGLQAMPRGQYEAADAVGLSYWQKMRLVILPQALSITIPSQVNTFIGLFKDTTLVIVIGVFDFFTTLRSALGDPNWLGFPTEAYVFAAGVYFILCFAMSKYSQRLERDFQPAQR
- a CDS encoding ABC transporter permease subunit (The N-terminal region of this protein, as described by TIGR01726, is a three transmembrane segment that identifies a subfamily of ABC transporter permease subunits, which specificities that include histidine, arginine, glutamine, glutamate, L-cystine (sic), the opines (in Agrobacterium) octopine and nopaline, etc.), which codes for MSTTTPIMPAAKPLIPLPAGTTLRGVLWQAGLAFAVIFIGWSLYNNMLTNMAARGLQFGYGFLNRSAGFPIGEGLLGYTPSDSYALALTQGFLNTMRVALVGIVLATILGVLLGLARLAENPLLRSLTGGYIEVIRNTPLVLQLVFWHSIILQLPSVRQALNPIPGFFLSQRGVKLPALLAEPALYSFLLALLTAAILWYGLARRERARQIETGERKSTLVPGLALLIGLPVAAGFVFGAPTVEWPELTGFNFEGGLSLSPEFFALLIGLVVYTSAFIAEIVRSGIQSVHKGQWEAARALGLASGTIMRLVILPQALRVIIPPMTSQFLNLTKNSSLAVVIGYPDLVSVANTSINQTGQAVEVITLFMAVYLAISLITSLLMNMYNRAVALKER